From Candidatus Thermoplasmatota archaeon, one genomic window encodes:
- a CDS encoding HAD family hydrolase produces MPEKQNRIGRVKALFLDRDGVINELVYYGDLGIIDSPFTVEQFKLLPNVAKTLRMANKLGLKTVIVSNQPGVAKKHFSIKTLREMDRKMKIELAKDDAHIDAIYYCLHHPAGKNRKYAIKCNCRKPKPGLILRAADELGIDLKHSYMIGDELTDIKAGKTAGCKTILIGTLKCQFCKEMDKIGVRPDYIVKDLYEGIKFIKRLGDYKV; encoded by the coding sequence ATGCCTGAAAAACAAAATCGAATCGGAAGAGTAAAAGCACTGTTCCTTGATAGAGACGGTGTGATAAACGAGTTGGTGTATTATGGTGATTTGGGCATAATAGATTCCCCTTTTACAGTAGAGCAGTTTAAACTTCTACCTAATGTTGCAAAAACACTAAGGATGGCAAATAAGCTCGGATTGAAAACTGTTATCGTTTCTAATCAACCTGGTGTGGCTAAAAAACATTTCTCGATTAAAACTTTAAGAGAAATGGATCGTAAAATGAAAATTGAGCTGGCGAAGGATGATGCACATATTGATGCTATATATTATTGCTTACATCATCCTGCAGGAAAAAACAGAAAGTATGCGATCAAATGTAACTGTAGAAAACCAAAACCAGGACTGATACTAAGAGCTGCCGATGAGTTAGGAATAGATTTGAAACACTCCTATATGATCGGTGATGAACTTACAGATATTAAGGCAGGCAAAACTGCTGGATGCAAAACAATTTTAATTGGCACACTAAAATGTCAATTTTGCAAAGAAATGGATAAAATAGGTGTTAGACCGGATTATATTGTTAAAGATTTATACGAAGGCATTAAATTTATAAAGAGGTTAGGAGATTACAAAGTGTGA